Proteins encoded within one genomic window of Panicum virgatum strain AP13 chromosome 1N, P.virgatum_v5, whole genome shotgun sequence:
- the LOC120654973 gene encoding outer envelope protein 80, chloroplastic-like isoform X3 yields MRRSRDVRFVSSDVKLPSASASASAPARAPAPALLSAALPFAHIGRAIDAAAHRLGACLPRVPVARADTAPPPPVRRHGKDAGGGGEERVLISEVAVRGKDGEPLERPELEAAAAAALRACRPNVALTVREVQEDVHRVVESGLFRSCMPVAVDTRDGIRLVFEVEPNQDFHGLVCEGANMLPSKFLEDAFRDRHGKIINIRHLDQVIKSVNGWYQERGLTGLVSYAEILSGGILRLQVSEAEVNNINIRFLDRKTGEPTVGKTQPETILRQLTTKKGQAYNRAQVKRDVETILTMGIMEDVTIIPQPVGDSNKVDLVMNLVERPSGGFSAGGGISSGITNGPLSGLIGSFAYSHRNVFGRNKKLNLSLERGQIDSIFRLNFTDPWIDGDNKRTSRTVMVQNSRTPGTLVHGGDHPDHGPITIGRVTAGVEYSRPFRPKWSGTLGLIFQHAGARDDKSNPVIRDFYNSQLTASGNASDDTLLAKFESIYTDSGDHSSTMFVFNVEQGLPVLPEWLSFNRVTARLRQGYEIGPARLLLSASGGHVEGNFPPHEAFAIGGTNSVRGYEEGAVGSGRSYAVGSGEVSCRMFGPLEGVIFGDYGSDLGSGPKVPGDPAGARGKPGSGYGYGVGVRVDSPLGPLRLEYAFNDKQARRFHFAVGYRN; encoded by the exons ATGCGGCGCAGCCGCGATGTCCGCTTCGTCTCCTCCGACGTCAAGCTCccgtccgcctccgcctccgcctcggcacCGGCACGGGCCCCGGCGCCCGCGCTCCTCTCCGCGGCGCTCCCGTTCGCGCACATCGGCCGCGccatcgacgccgccgcgcaccgcctGGGCGCCTGCCTGCCCCGGGTCCCAGTCGCGCGGGCCGACACGGCGCCACCCCCGCCGGTGCGGCGGCACGGGAAGGAcgcgggagggggcggcgaGGAACGGGTGCTGATCAGCGAGGTCGCGGTGCGGGGCAAGGACGGGGAGCCCCTGGAGCGGCCCGAgctggaggccgccgccgccgcggcgctgcgcGCGTGCCGCCCCAACGTTGCGCTCACCGTGCGGGAGGTGCAGGAGGACGTGCACCGCGTCGTGGAGAGCGGCCTGTTCCGGTCGTGCATGCccgtcgccgtcgacacccGCGACGGCATCCGCCTCGTCTTCGAG GTGGAGCCCAACCAGGATTTCCATGGGCTGGTCTGCGAGGGCGCCAACATGCTGCCTTCCAAGTTCCTGGAAGATGCATTTCGTGATCGCCATG GAAAAATCATAAACATTAGACATCTGGATCAAGTGATAAAGTCTGTTAATGGATGGTATCAGGAGCGGGGTCTAACTGGACTG GTTTCATACGCTGAGATACTTTCCGGAGGAATTTTGAGGCTGCAAGTTTCAGAAGCTGAGGTTAATAACATTAATATCCGCTTTCTAGATAGGAAAAC TGGTGAACCAACTGTTGGAAAGACACAGCCAGAGACCATCCTTCGACAACTTACCACCAAGAAAGGGCAG GCTTACAATAGGGCACAAGTCAAAAGGGATGTTGAAACGATACTTACCATGGGAATCATGGAGGATGTTACAATAATTCCACAGCCAGTTGGAG ATTCAAATAAAGTTGACCTTGTCATGAATCTTGTTGAACGCCCTTCGGGTGGTTTCTCTGCTGGTGGTGGCATTTCAAGTGG GATAACCAATGGACCCCTTTCTGGACTTATTGGCAG CTTTGCATATTCACACCGGAATGTTTTTGGGAGGAACAAGAAATTGAACCTCTCACTGGAGAGGGGTCAAATAGATTCAATTTTTAGATTGAACTTCACTGACCCATGGATTGATGGCGACAACAAGAGAACCTCTAGAACTGTTATGGTTCAG AACTCAAGGACTCCTGGAACACTTGTCCACGGTGGCGATCATCCTGACCATGGGCCTATAACAATTGGACGTGTTACTGCCGGAGTGGAGTACAGCAGGCCATTTAGGCCAAAATGGAGTGGGACGCTTGGCTTAATTTTTCAG CATGCTGGTGCTCGTGATGACAAAAGCAATCCTGTCATCAGGGATTTCTATAACAGCCAATTAACTGCCAG TGGAAATGCTTCTGATGATACGCTGCTTGCTAAGTTTGAAAGCATCTACACTGATTCCGGGGACCATAGCTCTACAATG TTTGTTTTCAACGTTGAGCAAGGTCTCCCTGTTCTTCCTGAGTGGCTAAGCTTCAACAGAGTGACAGCACGTTTGAGGCAGGGCTATGAAATTGGCCCTGCTCGGCTTCTTTTGAG TGCTTCTGGAGGTCACGTGGAGGGAAACTTTCCACCTCATGAAGCATTTGCAATTGGTGGCACAAATAGTGTAAGAGGATACGAAGAGGGTGCTGTTGGTTCTGGGCGTTCTTACGCTGTAGGAAGTGGAGAAGTGTCATGCCGCATG TTTGGGCCACTGGAAGGTGTTATCTTCGGCGACTATGGTAGTGATCTCGGTTCTGGTCCTAAAGTTCCTG gtgacccagcaggAGCTCGTGGAAAACCAGGTAGTGGGTACGGCTACGGTGTTGGCGTTCGTGTGGACTCCCCATTGGGACCTCTGCGACTTGAATACGCCTTCAACGATAAACAAGCCAGGAGATTTCACTTTGCTGTTGGCTACAGAAATTAA
- the LOC120654973 gene encoding outer envelope protein 80, chloroplastic-like isoform X2, with the protein MRRSRDVRFVSSDVKLPSASASASAPARAPAPALLSAALPFAHIGRAIDAAAHRLGACLPRVPVARADTAPPPPVRRHGKDAGGGGEERVLISEVAVRGKDGEPLERPELEAAAAAALRACRPNVALTVREVQEDVHRVVESGLFRSCMPVAVDTRDGIRLVFEVEPNQDFHGLVCEGANMLPSKFLEDAFRDRHGKIINIRHLDQVIKSVNGWYQERGLTGLVSYAEILSGGILRLQVSEAEVNNINIRFLDRKTGEPTVGKTQPETILRQLTTKKGQAYNRAQVKRDVETILTMGIMEDVTIIPQPVGDSNKVDLVMNLVERPSGGFSAGGGISSGITNGPLSGLIGSFAYSHRNVFGRNKKLNLSLERGQIDSIFRLNFTDPWIDGDNKRTSRTVMVQNSRTPGTLVHGGDHPDHGPITIGRVTAGVEYSRPFRPKWSGTLGLIFQHAGARDDKSNPVIRDFYNSQLTARSPFSVSYFLGFHMFRHTINIVVFFPIFITLHCSGNASDDTLLAKFESIYTDSGDHSSTMFVFNVEQGLPVLPEWLSFNRVTARLSASGGHVEGNFPPHEAFAIGGTNSVRGYEEGAVGSGRSYAVGSGEVSCRMFGPLEGVIFGDYGSDLGSGPKVPGDPAGARGKPGSGYGYGVGVRVDSPLGPLRLEYAFNDKQARRFHFAVGYRN; encoded by the exons ATGCGGCGCAGCCGCGATGTCCGCTTCGTCTCCTCCGACGTCAAGCTCccgtccgcctccgcctccgcctcggcacCGGCACGGGCCCCGGCGCCCGCGCTCCTCTCCGCGGCGCTCCCGTTCGCGCACATCGGCCGCGccatcgacgccgccgcgcaccgcctGGGCGCCTGCCTGCCCCGGGTCCCAGTCGCGCGGGCCGACACGGCGCCACCCCCGCCGGTGCGGCGGCACGGGAAGGAcgcgggagggggcggcgaGGAACGGGTGCTGATCAGCGAGGTCGCGGTGCGGGGCAAGGACGGGGAGCCCCTGGAGCGGCCCGAgctggaggccgccgccgccgcggcgctgcgcGCGTGCCGCCCCAACGTTGCGCTCACCGTGCGGGAGGTGCAGGAGGACGTGCACCGCGTCGTGGAGAGCGGCCTGTTCCGGTCGTGCATGCccgtcgccgtcgacacccGCGACGGCATCCGCCTCGTCTTCGAG GTGGAGCCCAACCAGGATTTCCATGGGCTGGTCTGCGAGGGCGCCAACATGCTGCCTTCCAAGTTCCTGGAAGATGCATTTCGTGATCGCCATG GAAAAATCATAAACATTAGACATCTGGATCAAGTGATAAAGTCTGTTAATGGATGGTATCAGGAGCGGGGTCTAACTGGACTG GTTTCATACGCTGAGATACTTTCCGGAGGAATTTTGAGGCTGCAAGTTTCAGAAGCTGAGGTTAATAACATTAATATCCGCTTTCTAGATAGGAAAAC TGGTGAACCAACTGTTGGAAAGACACAGCCAGAGACCATCCTTCGACAACTTACCACCAAGAAAGGGCAG GCTTACAATAGGGCACAAGTCAAAAGGGATGTTGAAACGATACTTACCATGGGAATCATGGAGGATGTTACAATAATTCCACAGCCAGTTGGAG ATTCAAATAAAGTTGACCTTGTCATGAATCTTGTTGAACGCCCTTCGGGTGGTTTCTCTGCTGGTGGTGGCATTTCAAGTGG GATAACCAATGGACCCCTTTCTGGACTTATTGGCAG CTTTGCATATTCACACCGGAATGTTTTTGGGAGGAACAAGAAATTGAACCTCTCACTGGAGAGGGGTCAAATAGATTCAATTTTTAGATTGAACTTCACTGACCCATGGATTGATGGCGACAACAAGAGAACCTCTAGAACTGTTATGGTTCAG AACTCAAGGACTCCTGGAACACTTGTCCACGGTGGCGATCATCCTGACCATGGGCCTATAACAATTGGACGTGTTACTGCCGGAGTGGAGTACAGCAGGCCATTTAGGCCAAAATGGAGTGGGACGCTTGGCTTAATTTTTCAG CATGCTGGTGCTCGTGATGACAAAAGCAATCCTGTCATCAGGGATTTCTATAACAGCCAATTAACTGCCAGGTCTCCATTCTCAGTGTCTTATTTTCTTGGTTTTCACATGTTCAGGCACACAATCAATATAGTTGTTTTCTTCCCTATATTTATTACATTGCATTGCAGTGGAAATGCTTCTGATGATACGCTGCTTGCTAAGTTTGAAAGCATCTACACTGATTCCGGGGACCATAGCTCTACAATG TTTGTTTTCAACGTTGAGCAAGGTCTCCCTGTTCTTCCTGAGTGGCTAAGCTTCAACAGAGTGACAGCACGTTTGAG TGCTTCTGGAGGTCACGTGGAGGGAAACTTTCCACCTCATGAAGCATTTGCAATTGGTGGCACAAATAGTGTAAGAGGATACGAAGAGGGTGCTGTTGGTTCTGGGCGTTCTTACGCTGTAGGAAGTGGAGAAGTGTCATGCCGCATG TTTGGGCCACTGGAAGGTGTTATCTTCGGCGACTATGGTAGTGATCTCGGTTCTGGTCCTAAAGTTCCTG gtgacccagcaggAGCTCGTGGAAAACCAGGTAGTGGGTACGGCTACGGTGTTGGCGTTCGTGTGGACTCCCCATTGGGACCTCTGCGACTTGAATACGCCTTCAACGATAAACAAGCCAGGAGATTTCACTTTGCTGTTGGCTACAGAAATTAA
- the LOC120654973 gene encoding outer envelope protein 80, chloroplastic-like isoform X1, whose translation MRRSRDVRFVSSDVKLPSASASASAPARAPAPALLSAALPFAHIGRAIDAAAHRLGACLPRVPVARADTAPPPPVRRHGKDAGGGGEERVLISEVAVRGKDGEPLERPELEAAAAAALRACRPNVALTVREVQEDVHRVVESGLFRSCMPVAVDTRDGIRLVFEVEPNQDFHGLVCEGANMLPSKFLEDAFRDRHGKIINIRHLDQVIKSVNGWYQERGLTGLVSYAEILSGGILRLQVSEAEVNNINIRFLDRKTGEPTVGKTQPETILRQLTTKKGQAYNRAQVKRDVETILTMGIMEDVTIIPQPVGDSNKVDLVMNLVERPSGGFSAGGGISSGITNGPLSGLIGSFAYSHRNVFGRNKKLNLSLERGQIDSIFRLNFTDPWIDGDNKRTSRTVMVQNSRTPGTLVHGGDHPDHGPITIGRVTAGVEYSRPFRPKWSGTLGLIFQHAGARDDKSNPVIRDFYNSQLTARSPFSVSYFLGFHMFRHTINIVVFFPIFITLHCSGNASDDTLLAKFESIYTDSGDHSSTMFVFNVEQGLPVLPEWLSFNRVTARLRQGYEIGPARLLLSASGGHVEGNFPPHEAFAIGGTNSVRGYEEGAVGSGRSYAVGSGEVSCRMFGPLEGVIFGDYGSDLGSGPKVPGDPAGARGKPGSGYGYGVGVRVDSPLGPLRLEYAFNDKQARRFHFAVGYRN comes from the exons ATGCGGCGCAGCCGCGATGTCCGCTTCGTCTCCTCCGACGTCAAGCTCccgtccgcctccgcctccgcctcggcacCGGCACGGGCCCCGGCGCCCGCGCTCCTCTCCGCGGCGCTCCCGTTCGCGCACATCGGCCGCGccatcgacgccgccgcgcaccgcctGGGCGCCTGCCTGCCCCGGGTCCCAGTCGCGCGGGCCGACACGGCGCCACCCCCGCCGGTGCGGCGGCACGGGAAGGAcgcgggagggggcggcgaGGAACGGGTGCTGATCAGCGAGGTCGCGGTGCGGGGCAAGGACGGGGAGCCCCTGGAGCGGCCCGAgctggaggccgccgccgccgcggcgctgcgcGCGTGCCGCCCCAACGTTGCGCTCACCGTGCGGGAGGTGCAGGAGGACGTGCACCGCGTCGTGGAGAGCGGCCTGTTCCGGTCGTGCATGCccgtcgccgtcgacacccGCGACGGCATCCGCCTCGTCTTCGAG GTGGAGCCCAACCAGGATTTCCATGGGCTGGTCTGCGAGGGCGCCAACATGCTGCCTTCCAAGTTCCTGGAAGATGCATTTCGTGATCGCCATG GAAAAATCATAAACATTAGACATCTGGATCAAGTGATAAAGTCTGTTAATGGATGGTATCAGGAGCGGGGTCTAACTGGACTG GTTTCATACGCTGAGATACTTTCCGGAGGAATTTTGAGGCTGCAAGTTTCAGAAGCTGAGGTTAATAACATTAATATCCGCTTTCTAGATAGGAAAAC TGGTGAACCAACTGTTGGAAAGACACAGCCAGAGACCATCCTTCGACAACTTACCACCAAGAAAGGGCAG GCTTACAATAGGGCACAAGTCAAAAGGGATGTTGAAACGATACTTACCATGGGAATCATGGAGGATGTTACAATAATTCCACAGCCAGTTGGAG ATTCAAATAAAGTTGACCTTGTCATGAATCTTGTTGAACGCCCTTCGGGTGGTTTCTCTGCTGGTGGTGGCATTTCAAGTGG GATAACCAATGGACCCCTTTCTGGACTTATTGGCAG CTTTGCATATTCACACCGGAATGTTTTTGGGAGGAACAAGAAATTGAACCTCTCACTGGAGAGGGGTCAAATAGATTCAATTTTTAGATTGAACTTCACTGACCCATGGATTGATGGCGACAACAAGAGAACCTCTAGAACTGTTATGGTTCAG AACTCAAGGACTCCTGGAACACTTGTCCACGGTGGCGATCATCCTGACCATGGGCCTATAACAATTGGACGTGTTACTGCCGGAGTGGAGTACAGCAGGCCATTTAGGCCAAAATGGAGTGGGACGCTTGGCTTAATTTTTCAG CATGCTGGTGCTCGTGATGACAAAAGCAATCCTGTCATCAGGGATTTCTATAACAGCCAATTAACTGCCAGGTCTCCATTCTCAGTGTCTTATTTTCTTGGTTTTCACATGTTCAGGCACACAATCAATATAGTTGTTTTCTTCCCTATATTTATTACATTGCATTGCAGTGGAAATGCTTCTGATGATACGCTGCTTGCTAAGTTTGAAAGCATCTACACTGATTCCGGGGACCATAGCTCTACAATG TTTGTTTTCAACGTTGAGCAAGGTCTCCCTGTTCTTCCTGAGTGGCTAAGCTTCAACAGAGTGACAGCACGTTTGAGGCAGGGCTATGAAATTGGCCCTGCTCGGCTTCTTTTGAG TGCTTCTGGAGGTCACGTGGAGGGAAACTTTCCACCTCATGAAGCATTTGCAATTGGTGGCACAAATAGTGTAAGAGGATACGAAGAGGGTGCTGTTGGTTCTGGGCGTTCTTACGCTGTAGGAAGTGGAGAAGTGTCATGCCGCATG TTTGGGCCACTGGAAGGTGTTATCTTCGGCGACTATGGTAGTGATCTCGGTTCTGGTCCTAAAGTTCCTG gtgacccagcaggAGCTCGTGGAAAACCAGGTAGTGGGTACGGCTACGGTGTTGGCGTTCGTGTGGACTCCCCATTGGGACCTCTGCGACTTGAATACGCCTTCAACGATAAACAAGCCAGGAGATTTCACTTTGCTGTTGGCTACAGAAATTAA
- the LOC120654974 gene encoding copper-transporting ATPase HMA4 yields the protein MEQNGERYLKEPLLPASSGASPAGASPRKERKTRKVMFSVRGISCASCAVSIETVVAGLKGVESIQVSPLQGQAVVQYRPEETDARTIKEAIEELNFEVDELQEQEIAVCRLRIKGMACTSCSESVERALQMVPGVKKAAVGLALEEAKVHYDPNVTSRDLIIEAVEDAGFGADLISSGDDVNKVHLKLEGVNSPEDTKLIQSVLETAEGVNHVEWDTVEQTIKVAYDPDITGPRLLIERIQNAAQPPKCFNATLHSPPKQREAERNHEIRNYRNQFLWSCLFTVPVFLFSMVLPMISPYGDWLSYRICNNMTIGMLLRWLLCSPVQFVIGWRFYIGAYHALKRGYSNMDVLVALGTNAAYFYSVYIVLKALTSASFEGQDFFETSAMLVSFILLGKYLEVVAKGKTSDALSKLTELAPETAYLISFDKDGNAISETEISTQLLQRNDVIKIVPGTKVPVDGVVIKGQSHVNESMITGEARPIAKKPGDRVIGGTVNDNGCIIVKATHVGSETALSQIVQLVEAAQLARAPVQKLADKISRFFVPTVVVAAFLTWLGWFIAGQFHLYPKQWIPKAMDSFELALQFGISVLVVACPCALGLATPTAVMVATGKGASQGVLIKGGNALEKAHKIKAIIFDKTGTLTVGKPSVIQTKVFSKIPLLELCDLAAGAEANSEHPLSKAIVEHTKKLREQYGSHNDHMMESRDFEVHPGAGVSANVEGKLVLVGNKRLMQEFEVPLSPEVEAYMSEMEELARTCILVAIDKIICGALTVSDPLKPEAGRVISYLKSMGISSIMVTGDNWATAKSIAKEVGIDQVFAEIDPVGKAEKIKDLQMQGLTVAMVGDGINDSPALAAADVGMAIGAGTDVAIEAADIVLMKSSLEDVITAIDLSRKTLSRIRLNYVWALGYNVLGMPVAAGVLFPFTGIRLPPWLAGACMAASSVSVVCSSLLLQLYKKPLHVEDTLRPTDGSDSV from the exons ATGGAGCAGAATGGAGAGAGATACCTCAAGGAGCCGCTTCTCCCGGCGTCTTCTGGAGCTTCTCCAGCTGGGGCGTCTCCaaggaaggagaggaagacgaGGAAGGTCATGTTCAGTGTCCGTGGCATCTCCTGCGCTTCCTGTGCCGTGTCGATAGAGACCGTCGTGGCGGGCTTGAAAGGGGTGGAGAGCATCCAGGTCTCCCCGCTTCAGGGCCAGGCTGTGGTTCAGTACAGGCCGGAGGAAACTGAT GCAAGAACCATAAAGGAGGCTATCGAGGAGCTCAACTTTGAAGTAGATgaacttcaagaacaagaaatTGCCGTTTGCAGGCTTCGCATAAAAGGAATGGCTTGTACAAGCTGTTCTGAATCTGTTGAACGGGCACTTCAAATGGTACCTGGAGTTAAAAAAGCTGCGGTGGGTCTTGCTCTAGAGGAAGCTAAAGTCCACTATGATCCAAATGTCACTAGTCGTGATCTTATAATTGAGGCTGTTGAAGATGCTGGATTTGGGGCTGATCTCATTAGTTCTGGGGATGATGTGAACAAGGTGCATCTAAAGCTGGAGGGTGTGAATTCTCCAGAAGACACCAAACTCATTCAGTCGGTACTGGAAACTGCTGAAGGGGTCAACCATGTTGAATGGGACACAGTAGAGCAGACGATAAAAGTTGCATATGATCCTGATATCACTGGTCCAAGATTACTTATTGAGCGCATTCAGAATGCTGCGCAGCCTCCTAAATGCTTTAATGCTACCTTGCACTCACCACCAAAGCAAAGAGAAGCAGAGCGCAACCACGAGATTAGGAATTACAGGAACCAATTTCTCTGGAGCTGCCTGTTTACGGTTCCTGTGTTCCTGTTCTCCATGGTTCTTCCTATGATTTCTCCTTACGGGGATTGGTTGTCATATAGGATCTGCAACAACATGACAATAGGCATGCTATTACGGTGGTTGCTATGTTCCCCAGTTCAGTTTGTTATTGGTTGGAG ATTTTACATTGGAGCCTATCATGCACTGAAACGAGGATACTCAAACATGGACGTGCTGGTTGCTTTGGGAACAAATGCTGCCTACTTCTATTCTGTGTATATTGTTCTGAAAGCACTAACATCAGCCTCATTTGAAGGACAGGACTTTTTTGAAACTAGTGCTATGTTGGTATCTTTCATATTGTTGGGAAAATATCTGGAGGTGGTGGCAAAGGGAAAGACATCAGATGCATTGTCAAAATTGACAGAGCTTGCACCAGAAACAGCTTATCTTATTTCTTTTGACAAGGACGGAAATGCCATTTCAGAAACAGAGATCAGCACTCAGTTACTTCAAAGAAATGATGTCATCAAGATTGTGCCTGGCACAAAAGTCCCTGTTGATGGTGTTGTCATCAAAGGTCAAAGCCATGTCAATGAAAGTATGATAACTGGGGAAGCAAGACCTATTGCAAAGAAACCAGGAGACAGG GTTATTGGGGGAACTGTAAATGATAACGGTTGCATAATTGTTAAGGCCACCCATGTTGGGTCAGAAACAGCTTTGTCACAAATAGTTCAGTTGGTTGAAGCTGCTCAACTTGCAAGAGCTCCAGTGCAGAAGTTAGCTGACAAAATTTCAAGGTTTTTTGTTCCAACT GTGGTGGTGGCTGCATTTCTTACATGGCTTGGCTGGTTCATAGCCGGACAATTTCACCTCTACCCCAAGCAATGGATTCCAAAGGCCATGGATAGTTTTGAGCTTGCTTTACAGTTTGGAATTTCCGTACTAGTAGTTGCATGCCCATGCGCTTTGGGGCTTGCTACACCAACTGCTGTTATGGTTGCCACTGGGAAAGGTGCTTCTCAAGGTGTTCTCATTAAGGGTGGAAATGCCCTCGAGAAAGCTCATAAG ATTAAAGCTATCATATTTGATAAAACTGGAACACTGACTGTTGGTAAACCTTCTGTCATTCAAACAAAGGTCTTCTCGAAGATACCGCTTCTAGAACTCTGTGATTTGGCTGCTGGTGCTGAG GCAAATAGTGAGCATCCTTTATCAAAAGCTATTGTTGAGCACACAAAGAAGCTCAGGGAACAATATGGATCTCACAATGATCACATGATGGAATCGAGGGATTTTGAGGTTCATCCAGGGGCAGGGGTCAGTGCCAATGTCGAAGGCAAGCTGGTTTTGGTTGGCAACAAAAGGCTCATGCAAGAATTCGAAGTTCCGCTGAGCCCTGAGGTGGAGGCATACATGTCTGAAATGGAAGAACTTGCTAGGACCTGTATTCTTGTTGCTATCGACAAGATTATTTGTGGGGCTCTTACTGTATCAGATCCTCTAAAACCTGAGGCTGGCCGTGTCATTTCGTACCTCAAGTCGATGGGCATCTCCAGTATCATGGTGACAGGTGATAATTGGGCTACAGCCAAATCCATAGCAAAGGAAGTGGGGATCGACCAGGTGTTTGCGGAGATCGATCCAGTTGGAAAAGCCGAAAAGATCAAGGACTTGCAG ATGCAAGGGTTGACGGTAGCAATGGTCGGCGACGGGATAAACGACTCACCAGCCCTGGCTGCAGCAGACGTGGGGATGGCGATTGGCGCTGGCACAGACGTTGCCATTGAGGCCGCTGACATCGTCCTGATGAAGAGCAGCCTCGAGGACGTGATCACCGCCATCGATCTCTCTCGCAAGACCCTCTCCAGGATCCGGCTGAACTACGTGTGGGCCCTGGGCTACAATGTCCTGGGCATGCCCGTCGCTGCCGGCGTCCTGTTCCCGTTCACTGGCATCCGGCTGCCCCCCTGGCTCGCCGGCGCCTGCATGGCAGCCTCGTCGGTCAGCGTCGTCTGCTCCTCACTGCTGCTCCAGCTCTACAAGAAGCCGCTGCACGTCGAAGACACGCTAAGGCCCACGGATGGCTCGGATTCAGTCTGA
- the LOC120653927 gene encoding exopolygalacturonase-like — MAAPSNVAMTVVVALLLVAPARATHAAGASYAAPAGGPPSVPAGPLDIVQLGAKGDGKTDSTQAILKAWKNACDATGTQKIVVPAGNYLTGAIELKGPCKSSIIIRLDGNLLGTGDLSAYKKNWIEVQNVDNFAINGHGTLDGQGPLVWKQNECQKSYNCKILPNTLVLDFVKNAQIRGITLLNSKFFHMNIFSCENVVVDKVTITAPGDSPNTDGIHVGDSTNVTISGATIGTGDDCISIGPGSRTIRVHGVRCGPGHGISVGSLGRYKDEKDVEDVKVTDCTLAGTTNGLRIKSYEDSKSSPKATKFLYEGVTMDNVSYPIIIDQKYCPNNICVKSGASKVAVSDVIFRNVHGTSNTPEAVTLNCANNLPCQGVQLVNVDIKYNKSNNKTMAVCKNVAGKSIGVAKELACL; from the exons ATGGCTGCCCCCAGCAATGTCGCGatgacggtggtggtggcgctgctgctggtggcgccggcgcgcgcgacgcACGCCGCCGGGGCGTCGTACGCAGCGCCTGCCGGAGGGCCGCCGTCGGTGCCGGCGGGCCCGCTGGACATCGTGCAGCTGGGCGCCAAGGGCGACGGCAAGACGGACAGCACGCAGGCGATCCTCAAGGCGTGGAAGAACGCGTGCGACGCGACGGGGACGCAGAAGATCGTGGTCCCCGCGGGCAACTACCTGACGGGCGCCATCGAGCTCAAGGGCCCCTGCAAGTCCTCCATCATCATCCGCCTCGACGGCAACCTGCTGGGCACCGGCGACCTCAGCGCGTACAAGAAGAACTGGATCGAGGTCCAGAACGTCGACAACTTCGCCATCAACGGCCACGGCACCCTGGACGGGCAGGGCCCGCTCGTGTGGAAGCAGAACGAGTGCCAGAAGTCGTACAACTGCAAGATCCTCCCCAAC ACACTGGTGCTGGACTTCGTGAAGAACGCGCAGATCCGGGGCATCACGCTGCTCAACAGCAAGTTCTTCCACATGAACATCTTCTCGTGCGAGAACGTGGTGGTGGACAAGGTGACGATCACGGCGCCCGGCGACAGCCCCAACACGGACGGCATCCACGTCGGCGACTCCACCAACGTGACCATCAGCGGCGCCACCATCGGCACCGGCGACGACTGCATCTCCATCGGCCCCGGCAGCCGGACCATCCGCGTCCACGGCGTGCGCTGCGGGCCCGGCCACGGCATCAGCGTCGGCAGCCTGGGCCGGTACAAGGACGAGAAGGACGTGGAGGACGTCAAGGTCACCGACTGCACGCTCGCCGGCACCACCAACGGCCTGCGCATCAAGTCCTACGAGGACTCCAAGTCGTCGCCCAAGGCCACCAAGTTCCTGTACGAGGGCGTCACCATGGACAACGTCTCCTACCCCATCATCATCGACCAGAAGTACTGCCCCAACAACATCTGCGTCAAGTCCGGCGCCTCCAAGGTGGCCGTCTCCGACGTCATCTTCAGGAACGTCCACGGCACCTCCAACACGCCGGAGGCCGTCACGCTCAACTGCGCCAACAACCTGCCCTGCCAGGGCGTGCAGCTCGTCAACGTCGACATCAAGTACAACAAGTCCAACAACAAGACCATGGCCGTCTGCAAGAACGTCGCCGGCAAGTCCATCGGCGTCGCCAAGGAGCTCGCATGCCTCTGA